TCAATGTATTCGGTATGACCAGTTTGCCCAGCACTATCCATTACCTAGTCTAATAAATGCATCCGCTTCCCACTATCGCGAAAGGAGAGTCTCCCTTGCCCTGGGTATAACACTGTTTTAAATGTTTAGATTCCACGTATATTCAGATGTCAGGCAAGAAAAATGGAACCAGTGGAAAAATGGTGAAATATTTCAAGCAAGAGTGGTTTTCTCATATTACGTCAAGTCGGCGTCAAGAAATAGCTAGAACTTCGCCAAAACTGCAAACAACTAAATAATTCGGTTTGTCAGCCGTGTACGTAGAAGCGATCTTCTCATTATTTGTAGAACTTTTATACGATAAACAGGTACAACCCAGCAACCCGAATCGACCCATCAACctttgagaaataaaaatactctAAAACGTATTTTCCAACTCGAGACTTCCAACCTGCGACATGAAGTTTTAAAATCGACACTGCTCATTTGTGGATCCCAAATcgcatttaaatttaaatatttaagaaTAAGGTTAACTTTTGATTCTTGAAACCTTTTCGCCCGGCCCGGGTTTCCGTTACGCGTGTCAGTATCTCTTCCCTGACTGACGTCAATGTGCTTAAATAACttgatttaaacaaaaaatctgaataCGTAAATCCCAATGATGTGATAGGATATTGACCGGTTGACATGTACCAAAGTGACGTGTACTGTTCTACACATTGAGAGGATAGACAGAACCAATCTTTATCAGTCTAGCACACGAGTTATACACACGACAGGGTGAGACCATGATCTTTGCGTAACGACACGACTGGCCTACCCCGACGATAACGAAAAGAGGaacaaaaatttgatacagaaaaatgataaacgaacacaaggagagaaaaaaaactaggtGGCGTATTACTGAGCAGCATAACACGAAatagaaataggaaaaaagaagggcAGAATAATAAGGATGGCGTGTTCAAAGCTAAGAAATTGGAATGTACACATCGTGTCGGTTTTGCTCTTATACAACTCGTTGATACCCGCCGAATGATACTGGATGCGGCCAAGACTGTATTCAtctaaatgttgttgtttttttctgttgttcttTTGCCCTTCGTCGCTATGGGAGACGTCCGTGTTGAGTAACCATCTTCAGGTAGGTGAGAGAAACGGTCGAAGGAGGTACACAAGTACTTGATGAAAGTTGATAATGTTACTACAtcgaggagagaaaagagacagATAGAgagacattttggtttttttggatggggggggggagagagaaaacacgGACTCTTGAGGCAAATTAACAATCGTGTTCACGCAAGGacattcacaaaaaaaaagaagaaaaagagatactAACAAACATACTGGTACATCTCTTAGAGCtactttcattttaaaaaaattgacttgTGGGAAAAAGTAACTCTCGTGTGGCCACTGGGCATCATACCGAAAcaattaaattacaaaaaagaaaagaaaaaaaaacggggagAAATTGGTAGCAGTGGAGAggttgaaataaagaaaaagttcaGGCTACGGCAAAAATAACGTTCCAAGAGCAAAACAACTACGGCATCGAAATAacgcttttttatttcttcattcttcagaCAGATCTGTTTGGTGATGATGGATGGGACCATATTGTACTATTAAGAGATAAGATGTAagaactaaagaaaaaaaaatttccgagCGACTGACGGGCGAACTATGGCACACTCCTGTTGTCATAACTACCACCACTTTGCACACCGACTACTTTCTCGCCTTTCTCCCATTCGTCAGCGATTGGAgcgacactttttttcttcttattactATTGTGGGAAGTAAGTCTAAGAAAGGCAACATGCAAGGATACAAAAGTGCGAGTAAAATGTACACAGCAGTCTTGCCCTCCAGTTGCCGTTATAAATAGTTTGGGGATATGACCAATAAGGGGGTGATGGAATAAAGGAGATTGAACACcaaaggaaataaattttttcggcTCACCATTCACTCTCGCACATGGGTCAATGCATTACCTTTTGCGGTCAAAGTATTGCTGGATTCTTTtggtaatttttgaattttgttacaTCAGAGGCCAAAGGAAAgctcatttgaatatttagCCTTTGAAAACAAGGAAGTACCGTAAACAGGAGCGTGAAAAAACTGTGTAGGTCACGTAGATTACatataaagaaggaaaaacaggGTGTGGTGGAatagaaaggaagaagaaagagatgtGGCCAGCTTTCAAACGGGTCAAATTAATCTGTCTGAAGACGGTGGTGACCGACTGTTCATTTCAGATTTGCTGAGAGCGATCGCCATTTCCAGATCGGCCATTTCCTGCATCTCCGCTTTCCTTCGCCTTTCCTGCTCCGATCGGACACTCTCAGCAGCCACCCAAGCGATTTGGGCGTCTTCGCTCAACTTGGGCAATGGTTCAGATGCAGACACTTTGCTACTTTTCATCGGTGACGATGAGGAAGACGATCGGCTCTTTAACGAGCTCGAGCCAATCGATGTTGGACTTTTAGTGGGACCACTAGAGGTGGGAGAGGAAAACTTGAAATCGTTGCCCCAACTAGAGGGAGACTTGTTATTGTTGTCAGCAGCTGTGGCAGCAGCGAACGGATCTGGCCGCCCGTTCCATGCCGAACTACCGAACGGACTGTCGAATTCTATCGTGGATTTAGAAGGAGATGTGGAAGAGGCAAACGGATCCTTGTCTGCGGAGAACGGATCGAAATTGTCCGTATTGTCTGGATCCTTCTTGATCTTTATTCCGTTATTGGTGATGGTGGGAACGGCGAAGGGATCATCTGTGTTTGAGGCAAACGGATCGCCAAATCCGACATCTTTGAAGGGATCTTCAGTGAATTCTAGCTCGGCATACCGGTGCTGTTGTGACTCGCTGGTGGGTTTTGTGCTGCTAGTGCTGGTGCTTCCCCATGCATCAAAGCTCTCGCCAGTTGAAGAGCCAGAAAACTAAGGCAATAAAACACAAACCAAAGCAGGGAAGGAAAGcagggaaaacagaaaaaaaaaaaacttaaaataaattacaacagaaaaatttcgaaatacaaaactaaactaaaataaTATCAGGTAGATATATAGAAGAcggtaaaaatattaattctaAACGCTCGAAAGGTCAGATTTCAGACCAGTGGAAAATGCCTTAGAGTTGACTCATGGCtgcgtaaaaaaagaaaaaaaaaagaaagaagaaggcaaGAAAGTTTAGTTGACTTTACGGATCCGATGGACTGGAATCATTCTGAAATCAAATTCcaaattgtgattttttttacatgtttATCGAACACGGGAAACGGAAACGAGAACCCAAATGAACCGAGTCAAATCTAAACGAAgacgaaattaaataattcacGACCCAGCAGGCTGCCAATCGCCTAACTAAATAAAGATTGTTCTAGAACaagagaaaacacacacacatgtcacgtaaaataaaaataatggagTTTAGCTTTATGTATAAAGAAAGGAATGGTATAAATGAATCACAGTTGAAACGAAGGAAAATAAACCGCAGTACAAGTTAATCATGCTCTCTGGATTACCAATAAAATAAACTACACATAGAAAATTGTGAAACAAAAGACCATCAAATCCATCGGAGACGTACCTTAGattcaaaacttgcaaaatcagCAAAACCCGATCCACCAAAAGGATCCTTAGACGCACCAGCCGAAGTAAACGGATCACTCAATGGTGCAAAAGGATCAGGTGATTTTGTGGCGCCGATGGGAGGAGCCGGGCGCTGGGGACCTTTCACACCACTAGACACAGCTTTTGGTGGAGCTGGACGTGGAGGTGGTTGTTTCGACTTCTTGGGAGGCAAGGCCGGAGTCGGGCTTTCCACTCGACCGGCAGGTAAGGGAGAATTAGGTGCGTTAAATGGGTCGCTACCGAACGGATCAGCACCCACGTTTGGCTGCAATGACCAAAAATTGATAGTCAATTAGCGCTCGAGTTCCGCCCCAATTAGTCTGATTCTAATTACTCACCGATTTGCTACGACCGAAGGCGTCAAATGGTTCGCTTTTTGCTTGACCAAACGCGGAAGCGAATGGatcattctgaaaaattcagcATGCATTACGCGTTTTACAAACTAGTCAGGATTCAAATACTTTCTAACGATTCATAGAAACACGTACCGTTGGTTTTGCAGGAGCTCCAAAGGCTGAGGCGAATGGGTCTTTGGCGCCAAAAGGATCAACAGACGAAGTTGGCTGCGCCGCCTTTTTGAAGAAGTCCGATTCCTTGAAAGGGTCCCCATTAGATGAGTCAGAAAACCCACGATTCTGACCATTCAGACTAGAAAATGGATCACTACCGAACGCTCCATCCTataaaaatttcgaataaaaggaaaagacaTTATGATCTTTACTGGACAAAACTAAACCAAAGTTCAATTACGTTAAAATGCGACGTTCCCCCGTTCACTTTGTTGCGGTCAGAGTTTGGCGAGAGTAAGATATCGGAATCGGAAGCTACTGAGGCAATAGGGCGGAGGACGTTATCGCCCAATCGAGAGGGATCTCCCGTTTCTAAGGCTTCGTCATAGGCCACCAAGGCCTCGTCAATCTGATGTTGATGTTCCTGCAACACCGTCATGCGAGCTGAAAatcccaaacaaaaattgttataTTTTACTGGACACAGTATGAAAAGATTTCCGCCAAGTAAACCTTTAATTTGACTAATTTGCAAGTGAGTATCTTGCAGTGTATTCTGGAGCTTGTCAAGTTGGAGGCTGGCCGCTTGCATCTGTTGCTCCATGCGCAGTTCTTCACTGCGTAAATTATTAAGTTCCTGTTTCTTAGCCGCAACTTCTGCCTCCTGTGTTCGAAGCGTGTTCTCTTGCTCTTCTGCTTGGGTCCGGAATGTACGAACCTAAAAGGCAGGTCAATAGTTACTTAGTCATGAGTGAAATTCGATTAgggaaatgtttgaaaattaGATAATCGGATACAAGCAGTAAGTGAACCAAGTAACAGAAGAAATTGCCGTGCAAAATCAAATGTTCTAACCTGCTTTTCATGCTCTTCAATTTGTCGCTCTACTCCTTGTAAATCTTGCTCCAAAGCTGAGCGCTACCGATGACatgcaaaatttaaaacataaaccaaaaataaaacggaaCGTAAACAACTAAGGAAAATTGTGAAAGCCAATGGAAATAATACGTCGGCACACTTCAAACAATCCCAAGTCAGCTATTATGTGagcatacaaaaaaataaaagcaaaaacaaagaaacaggggtcaaacaaataatggaATAAGAATGAAACCTGTGCATCTAAGTCGTCCAGTCTCTTTTGTGCTTCCTTCTTTTGAACTTCCAGCTGCTTCAAAGTAGCCGACAAAGTGTCGAGTTCACTCTGGAGATTACGAACTTCACCATTCTTGATTCGGATGTCTGCCTCCTTTTGTGCCACATCTGTTTCCAGTTGACGCTTCTCCCGAATAAGACTCTCAATTTCTTTGGCGATTTGCTCAAGTTCGGCAGAATGAGTCAGCTCTTCAACATTGGTGTCTTTCGCGCGGAGAGAAGGCGGCATCATTTCAGGAGTTAGCACAGTTGGTAATTCTCTTCCTTGAACCTTTTGTTGGATAAGCCACATTGAAAGGGCAAATTGCTCGCTATTCAATTTACCTGTCTGCCCAACATCACACAACCCCCTAGATTGTTTCAACAGCAAAAATTAATGGGGTTCGTTGAGATTCAAAAGTAATGTGAAGTCTACCATATATGAGCTAAAATCGGTTGCGGTAGACGTGATTGCAAGAAAACGTCTTTTATTTCCAAGCCGGATACGTAACCGTCGCGATCCATATCTGCTTGCAGAAATAAAGCtccatatttgtttttttctgcttcACTGACAACCCAGGTTACTGCATGGCCGTTAGACGCAATatcctatatttaaaaaagaaaaaccataaCCATTGGAATCGACTAACAAGCTATTACAGCAGTATTTCCAATACTTTAACGTTTTCCGGAGATGAAACTGCTGGAGGCAGGACGCTTACCGACCCCGCAAGAGACGACCCACGTCGAAGAGTAGACTCTTGCACGGTTGAGAGTAATTCAGGTGGTAAACTTACCGGCAATGGGTAATTATCCAAGACTTTGTAAACCAAATGCATTgcctaaaataatttaaacattaCAAAGTTTGAGGCGGAAAGATTAAAGATATGGGTAAAgtgatttacaataaatttTGATCTTACCACAATGAACTCATGCCGGTCTAGCGCTCCGTCATGGTCCATGTCAGATAGGTCCCAAATTTTCCCTAGGCTTTCGAGTGGTAAGGTCGAGTTAACCAACACTTCTTTCACCTTTAAATCATAATACAACACAATTATACACTGAGTGCGGCACATTACCATCACAACAAACCTTGTTTCCAGGTAATTTTCCACCAACAGGACTTAAAGAATCAAAAAGTGCATCATATTTTGATCTATCTGTGGCAGTGACAACCCAATTAAAAGTTTTGGGCTGATTTCCTGTTGGGGAAGTCAAAGATGAAAAGGATCCCTGTGAAGTAGTAGTCACTGCATTTTGTATAACAGCTGGTGGCTGTTCACCCTGAAAATTACGTTTTCATTAAATCACGAATGACACTAATGTGGGATTGAAAGTAATCCTGCATAACACCCAGAAACCATTAATGAGCATTTACCATTTCTGGTGGTGTGGTTTCTCTTGATATGTTGCTCATACtaatttcaattccattcTGTGCCAGGGCTACTAGTTTCAATGCAGTAAAAAATCCACTTTGATCAAGATATCCTTTGCCTTGAGGATCAGACAGATCCCAAATCTAGAAGTTAATAatataaacttaaaaaaaaaagaaacactaatgtaaacatttgaaaaaaaaatacctttcctaGCACAGAAGTATGTAATCCAGATTTCTTTAGAAAATTAGCAGCATCAAGTGCACCAATACTTCCAAGGTTTTTGGGATCCACCTATAAACACCAAACCAGCAACGGGGATCAGATTAAGGTTTCTGTGGAGGTAACAAATAAATGTTACTTACATGCCGATACCAAGCCTCGAAGATTGCATAGTTCTGTCCAGCGACCTGAAACATCAAAGAATATTTTCAAGTTGTTAGATTCTTTGAAAATATATCAATGTGTCAAAAAAGTTGAGCACTGTAAAGACGCATTATTTCACCAAGAAAACATGGCGTGCGccggaaaaatttttataatacGAAAATCTACACTATCTCACAGCTTTTTAAATACCACTTTCACGAGTTTCTAAAATACTTaacgaaataaataataatatttcttaCTAAAGTCGGAGATGGCAATACCGCCATCTTGGTAGACTTTTCTTAGTTCGAAAAAATTCCGCTTGGGAACTGCACTGGCAATTCCTCCCCCCAGTAGGCCAGTACCCAACCGGCCTTTAGCTATctgtaaataaatgaaaagaaaggaaaaaaagaaacgttgtAATTGTAATCATGAATGTAATGCAATACATAGCTACATAAGCGTAGCTTTTCCCTATCTAAAATTCCAAATACCCATAAAATGCTGGGAAACCAAAATAACttctaattaattaaaaattgtttgattttattctTGCTTGGAACGGGTTAATCGGATCGAAAACATTTCGTGATCACTTTTTATGAATGGTCCTGTTTGAACCCTTTTACTGAATTCGTTCCTGATTGCGTGAATTGCCGTTCAAAAgatcaagaagaaaatcgattgGATTGTGATGTTCAAATACAACAATCGTCCATAGGTGGCTTCCTCCCTGATCAAGTCAAGTGAAAGTGAAAggcgaaaacaacaaaatagaaaGACAAACCACGATGATTTGGTAGTACGGGGCGTCGTTTGCCCGGATAGGAGAGATTGCAGCTCCAAGATTGTTTGTTTAAGACAGTGACAGTAAAAAATTTAAGCTACCTGTATTTGGCCAGTTGTTGTTCAAACTCCAAACACATTGACCCAAAGTATTGTGTACAAAAGTACACACCATTTCGAGATGAATTATTCATTGTTTTTGACCTTCGTTTTGGTAATTGGTCAAGTTAACTGTGTTATACCATCTGTTAAGGGTAAGTGTCAATATTCTTTTGCCTTTAGAAACATGATGTAATGCTGTAAGCTTGCCCTTTAGCAATAAAATGTTGTGTGTGATTTGTACACACAATTCTATTAATTACTACCACAACTGAGCAtgtctttgaatttttcatgaaataattgaattaggaGAAAGTTGATCAATGGCAGCCATTTGTGTATTTGAAATATGGAATCCAACAAACAAAGGCATGAGCTTCTCTGAAttgatgttttaaaaatcagtCTGTAACTctgcacttctttttttttaaattacttaaCAATGTCCaaagaattaataaaaaaaaaaagaaatgagagtaTTGCTGACTATGCTGAGTACACTTTAGTATCCATGTTCATAAAAAACATATGGCTGTTAGCATTTATAGTTCAAGCAAGTATAGTAGTTAACATTTAGTTGACATTTAGCTCAAGGAGAGTATGAGTCAGGGAAAAATCCGGAATAGAAATAGATGCTTCCAAGGTTTGCGTAAGACTACCGGAGTGGACGGGTTTGATTTACAGCAGGTGTATAATTACTTAACCAACTATtgcgtttccttttttggttATAACGTATACAGGAATACCTATTTCCATGCACGATACGTCGATACGAGTCGATTGAAGTATACATAACTTTCTGATTTCATCAACCAAATATTGATGTTGCTacggaaataaattaaaaatggttgaaCCCTTTTTATAGCTTTCATTTGGATGCACCTCTTTCCTTGAATAAACTTGATCTCTATGCATCATTTCCTAACACCACATAGAACGCCACTTGATAGTAGCATAAAGCGCTAATAAAACAATCATGCCCTTGTCGCTAAGACGTATGCATCtttgttgaaaatttttaataatttgttcCTTTTGCAGATGCCCATAACTGGGCTGGCGAATTAGAAAAGGCTCAGCATGATTTCAACCTGGACTCGTACTCAAAGCAGTGGATGGACGAGTGTGAAAGGGTTAATGGAAGCGAAGCCATCGAAGATATTCGTGTTAGTCTATCTCACTATTCTTGCATTCAGATAAATATcaaaattattgaataatCTTATATTTAACAACAGGAATCAGTGACGGCATTGACCGATTGTATATCGTCAAAAATCAATATTCACAACATAACTGAGGAGATTAAAGAGGCGTCTCCCAAGGGAATCCTTGACGAGGTTTTTGCAAAATATTGCGAGTGagttataatttgtttttctaaaagaaaactaaCTGCCATGTGAAGTTCACGtgtgataaaaatattttactttacAGTCAAATCTCAGcgataaaaaaatgtagagAACCAGTTATATTGGCTATGCAAGTTTGTCTTTCAGATCAAGCTGATCAGGATCTTGAAATCTTCGATGAAGCCATTAGTGCAGCTGTAGATTTCATGTGCTATAAAGGAGGGGAGCGGATAGCAAGTATTGTTTTCcggtgaaatttaaaatatggaTAGAGTAATAAccgaatattttatttacagtttTTATGTCTGAAAACGGAACTGATTgctttttgtcaaatattgACAACATCGCGACGTGTCTCAATGGAAGTCTGCCTGAATTAGAAAATGCAATAAAGGGTATACAAACAACCAACACCTCAATGTTTGACGATACCAACTGCGGGTaattataaaaagaagagacaaaaagaaaagctgtTTGGACTAATGTGCTATCGGTTTTCGTCTAGTAAGTTATCTTATCTAAATAGTCACTGATATCTATTTACTTAACGATTGACAGGTTGGAAACCAAAATGAAGGCATGTGTGATCAACGGTTTGAAAACGTGTTCCGACCCGACACCAGCCAACGTTGTTGAAGGCTTAATAGATTCAATGATCAAGAAAACTCCTTGTTACAAAAGCGAAGCAAATTATTTGAACACTTCGCATTCCTACCATTCTTCCGCATTGCTTTGGGCGTTGGCAACGCTGTCGATGGTTACTCGATTCATGTTCCACTCCTAAGTATTGTGTAATATAGCAATAGTcccattttgaaaataaactttGTGTACAATTTAAGTCCCACATCTCACGAAACCCTTTACCGCCTTttacaaatagaaaatggagTCGAATGTCCGTCCTCTCGTGACAGGTCTGCTAAACCTTCGTGATCGCTGTCGGGCCGTATATATGGGATATATCATGTTGTTTGTGCACCatatgtagtttttttttaattaactttCTTTTTGCATTATCTCGAGTAATACAATGCGTTACGTTTAATttcgaattttgtttcaatattgattaatttaatttaatttaagttaaaaaattaattaataatgaaacaaaattcgaaatgaatttcaaaaatcaaaataattttgaaagtaaactcaaaaatcaaaatcaaaaagttgtcgcatttgaacttgaaaaccaaatataaataatgaacagaaaatttacttttattcAACTGGTCAGGACGGTGGCGCCACGAGGCGACGTCTAATGATATCTATCTGTTGCATATGCGGAATAAATCCGCATTCCGCAATACGGCATAGAAATAGAGCGTGTCTAAGCATGTGAAGCTGCTGACACTGCTAGTGCTAGCAGCTGCTAGTTCTTCCATGGGCATGGAGAgacctaacctacctaacctctccatacccctggtTCTTCGTACAAAAATggattcttttcaaaaattaaattcattttccaatttcaaaatttgtcacgaatataattttttatttgaaataatcatgttgttttttaatttttattttgtttccatttttaattttagagtttactttcaaaattattctgatttttgaaattcatttcgaattttgtttcaatattgattaattttttaacttcgtttttaatttgcaaagcgtttttcaaattgattttcaatttcaaattgtaaatcgatttttagaaaaaaaatttaaaaaaaatgaccaTTCCCCATTTATGGGGTaccataaaataaacaaacagcgCAAACAGCATCACAGTATCACACTCGGTCTCTGAAtttcgaatttaaaaaacaaagctAACACGCACAATAACACTGCTTGTCAAAAACCTTCAATAGATCGAGTTGCTATAAGCAACACGAATGAAGTTTAGATATTTTACCcggaatttttcttgtccttGCGTGGTGCCGTGGTCGACCTAGGCGTATTATTGGTTTTGTCAATTACTTTTCCTCTAATTCCTCACGAACCGACAATCATTTCAAGATTTGCGTGGAAATCACAGGGGGATGACagcaattttacaaaaaaaaatgacctgATTCTGAACTATGCTGGGAAAAAACAAtggtctttttgtttcttaatgCCTAAtgataatgaatttgaattgcctAACTAATTGCGCAAGCTGACATTCTATCAGTCGGATACGAAGTACTAGTCGCAGCCGCCAGATGGATAAGGTTCTGGACATTCCTAACCTAGTACCTGTATAGTTTGGTAGAGGCGCatataaaaaagttatttcagcgattcattttagtttcttATCTAGTGTTTGGTGTAGTTTGTTGTATTGCTTTGTTTATGCATTGGATTGCATTCTTCTGcacgagagaaaagttaattATTAGTGAAAACTTTGAAAGAATTTAGGATCATACTCTTACCGTTTGTGCTGTTCTTTTAATTCTACATATATAATTTTCTGGTATATAATGAGtcataaatttgttttcaatattaCGGTTTCCTTCTAGTATTGCTGACATTCATAAAGCCTTTGCTCTTCATAAAGTTTTACTGTTTGTTGACAGTAGGTTTTTTTCTGATATACAGGCTTAAAGATGGCAGAAGCTGTGCCAGAAGAAGAATTGACCATTCCAAGAGCTGCTATGAACAAAATGATTAAAGAGATTGTACCCAGTGTCCGAGTTGCCAATGAAGCTAGAGAATTGATTCTTAACTGTTGTTCTGAGTTCATACACCTTTTGGCTTCAGAGGCTAATGAAATTTGTACTCAGCAACAGAAAAAGACTATTAATGCAGAGCATATACTTGGAGGTAGTTGTTACAAATGTTGTAAAGtaatggaaaggaaaaataatctAACACACATGGTTGTAGCATTAGATAGGCTTGGATTCAATGACTACCGTACTGATGCTGAAGCAGTGTTGAAAGATTGTAAAGCTGTTGCTGCCAAAAGGAGGCGCCAAAGTACAAGGTTGGAAAACTTGGGAATTCCAGAAGAAGAGCTATTGAGACAGTaagttttataatttttttatgatttaatTAGTCT
Above is a genomic segment from Daphnia pulicaria isolate SC F1-1A chromosome 8, SC_F0-13Bv2, whole genome shotgun sequence containing:
- the LOC124310886 gene encoding epidermal growth factor receptor substrate 15-like 1 isoform X3; protein product: MAVLPSPTLVAGQNYAIFEAWYRHVDPKNLGSIGALDAANFLKKSGLHTSVLGKIWDLSDPQGKGYLDQSGFFTALKLVALAQNGIEISMSNISRETTPPEMGEQPPAVIQNAVTTTSQGSFSSLTSPTGNQPKTFNWVVTATDRSKYDALFDSLSPVGGKLPGNKVKEVLVNSTLPLESLGKIWDLSDMDHDGALDRHEFIVAMHLVYKVLDNYPLPVSLPPELLSTVQESTLRRGSSLAGSVSVLPPAVSSPENVKDIASNGHAVTWVVSEAEKNKYGALFLQADMDRDGYVSGLEIKDVFLQSRLPQPILAHIWGLCDVGQTGKLNSEQFALSMWLIQQKVQGRELPTVLTPEMMPPSLRAKDTNVEELTHSAELEQIAKEIESLIREKRQLETDVAQKEADIRIKNGEVRNLQSELDTLSATLKQLEVQKKEAQKRLDDLDAQRSALEQDLQGVERQIEEHEKQVRTFRTQAEEQENTLRTQEAEVAAKKQELNNLRSEELRMEQQMQAASLQLDKLQNTLQDTHLQISQIKARMTVLQEHQHQIDEALVAYDEALETGDPSRLGDNVLRPIASVASDSDILLSPNSDRNKVNGGTSHFNDGAFGSDPFSSLNGQNRGFSDSSNGDPFKESDFFKKAAQPTSSVDPFGAKDPFASAFGAPAKPTNDPFASAFGQAKSEPFDAFGRSKSPNVGADPFGSDPFNAPNSPLPAGRVESPTPALPPKKSKQPPPRPAPPKAVSSGVKGPQRPAPPIGATKSPDPFAPLSDPFTSAGASKDPFGGSGFADFASFESKNDSSPSDP